One window from the genome of bacterium CG_4_10_14_0_2_um_filter_33_32 encodes:
- the hypE gene encoding hydrogenase expression/formation protein HypE, whose translation MESKITLGHGSGGILTERLIKDLFIKEFGNAELNKLNDSALIKEKFNRLVFTTDSFVVSPLFFPGGDIGKLAIYGTVNDLSVMKAKPLYISLAFIIEEGLQFSKLKKIVQSIKKAAKESNVKIVTGDTKVVEKGKADGIFITSSGIGEVIIETNYKPKKGDLILLSGSIADHALAIISARDDFKIKTNIKSDCCSLYKPISSMIKVTSDIPFIRDATRGGIAMVLNELAEKFNIDIEIDEIKIPIKKQVSSFCDLLGFDPLTLANEGKFIAVIPANKAQNILNVLKNNSISKHAVAIGKIKGRGRGVVSIKTRIGGERIISKPHGEILPRIC comes from the coding sequence ATGGAAAGTAAGATTACTCTAGGGCATGGAAGCGGTGGTATCCTTACTGAGAGGCTTATTAAAGATCTCTTCATAAAAGAATTTGGTAATGCAGAACTTAACAAGCTTAATGATTCTGCATTGATAAAAGAAAAATTTAATAGATTGGTTTTTACCACTGATTCTTTTGTTGTTAGTCCTCTCTTTTTCCCCGGAGGAGATATTGGTAAGCTAGCTATTTACGGCACAGTTAATGATCTATCCGTGATGAAAGCAAAGCCCTTGTATATTTCTTTAGCTTTCATTATTGAAGAGGGGCTACAATTTTCAAAACTAAAAAAGATTGTTCAATCTATCAAAAAAGCAGCTAAGGAATCTAATGTGAAGATTGTTACCGGAGATACTAAGGTAGTGGAAAAGGGGAAAGCTGATGGTATTTTTATAACTTCTTCCGGAATAGGTGAAGTTATCATAGAAACAAACTACAAGCCTAAGAAAGGAGATTTAATTTTATTATCCGGTAGTATAGCTGATCACGCCTTGGCTATTATTTCTGCAAGAGATGATTTTAAAATTAAGACTAATATAAAGAGTGATTGCTGCTCTCTTTATAAGCCGATCAGCAGTATGATTAAAGTTACTTCTGATATTCCTTTTATCAGAGATGCAACCAGGGGCGGGATTGCTATGGTTTTAAATGAACTGGCTGAGAAATTTAATATAGATATAGAGATTGATGAAATTAAGATACCTATTAAAAAGCAAGTTAGCTCTTTTTGCGATTTATTAGGTTTTGATCCTTTAACACTCGCCAATGAAGGGAAATTTATAGCAGTTATTCCTGCTAATAAAGCTCAAAATATTTTAAATGTACTAAAAAATAATTCTATTTCTAAACATGCTGTGGCTATCGGCAAGATTAAAGGTCGTGGCAGAGGTGTCGTTTCGATTAAAACCCGTATTGGCGGAGAGAGAATAATTAGTAAACCACACGGTGAAATTCTTCCAAGGATCTGTTGA